Proteins co-encoded in one Deltaproteobacteria bacterium genomic window:
- a CDS encoding HNH endonuclease gives MDVATNRQGGKLMARDTTPAMVPGSTIITEHSLHMQLRYAGKYHRTSGGNLIRSWKPSKRVHARMQEYIFARDRGLCGICGNPAARWWELDHIKPYKLGGLYIEWNLRLACRRCNQSRGARCDAQ, from the coding sequence ATGGACGTGGCCACCAACCGTCAGGGCGGCAAGCTGATGGCCCGTGACACAACCCCAGCCATGGTGCCCGGAAGCACCATCATCACCGAGCACTCGCTTCATATGCAGCTCCGCTACGCCGGGAAATACCACCGCACAAGTGGCGGAAACCTGATTCGATCATGGAAGCCATCCAAGCGAGTTCATGCCCGGATGCAGGAGTACATCTTCGCTCGCGACCGTGGGCTATGTGGAATCTGCGGGAACCCCGCGGCTAGGTGGTGGGAACTCGATCACATCAAGCCCTACAAGCTGGGTGGGCTCTATATCGAGTGGAACCTCCGGCTCGCCTGTCGAAGGTGCAACCAGAGCCGTGGCGCGAGGTGCGACGCCCAATGA